DNA sequence from the Rhizobium lusitanum genome:
AGCTGGTCGGCGACGGGGCGCATGACGTTCTGGTCGAACTCCTGCGAGCCGAGCGGCGCGGGCGCGGGATAGGTGCCGACCTGATCCTTCAACAGCTCGACATATTTCACCGTCTCCTGCTCCACCGGGTTCAGCGTCGGCAGGATGGCGGCGCGCACGGCGGGCGACATCGGCACGCCGCGTTCGACGCCGAGGATCTTGCCGGCATCGGGATCGTTGACGAAGAAGTTGATGAACTTCGCGGCCGCCTCAGCATTCTTGCTGGTGGCGCCGACGCTCCAGATCAGGGCCGGGCGATAGTAATGGCCGGACGGGCCGTCCTTCTTTTCGCGCGGCAGCATCGTGATGGCGAGCTTGCTCTTGACCACGAGCTGATAGCCGACGAGCTGGTTGGAATAGGCCATGCCGATGGCCGATTTGCCGAGTGCCAGGCAGTTGCTTTCGATGACGTTCTGGTCGAGCGTCTGGACATCGGCCGAGACCGTGCCGCCACGCTGGCGCAGGTCTTCCCAATAGGAGTACCATTCCTTGGCATCATCGACGCCAAAGCCGAGACCGCCATCATCCGAGTAAAGGCTCTTGCCACGCTGGTGCAGCCAGGCATCCAGCACGTAGTTGTAGCGTGCGCCATAAGGGCCGCCCCAATAGCCGCGCTTGCCGGCCGCCTTGGTCATTTCAACGACAAGATCGGCATAGTCCGCCCATGTGGTGGTCGGACCGGGCGGCGTCAGGCCGGTCTTCTTGAACATCTCCTCGTCATAGAACATCGCAAAGGAGTTGAGCCCCAGGCCGACGCCATAGAGCTTGTTGTCGACGGTGGTCAGCTTCAGCACATCCTTGCCGAAACTGTCCACATTCAGCGTCGAGGGCACGAATTGGTCGAGCGGCATGCAGGCGCCGCGCTTGGAATAATCCGAAATCGTGCTCGGCTCAAGCTGGAAGACGTCCGCTATGTTCTGGCTGGCCATGCCGGTCGCGAGCTTTGCCCAATAGCCGTCGCCGCTGATGCTTTCGCCGATGACGGAAACATCCGGGTTCTTGGCATGGAACAGCTCGGCGACACCGATCGTGCGCTTGCCGCGATCGGGCGAGCCCCACCACATCGCCCGCAATTGCGTCGCGTCGGCAAAGGCGGGCATGGCCCCTCCACCGAAAGCGAGCCCCGCTGCGGCACCGGCAGTTCCCATCATGAATGAACGACGATTCAGGCGCATGAGATTCCTCCTTCTCTTGCGTTAATATCCGCGACGATCTCCCCGACGCCTTCTGCGGATAAATTCTGCGTGAAGATATGCAACTTCATTGCGAAACGCAAGAAACAATCTTTTTCTTGCAAATTTGCGTAATTTGCACGATTGTTGCGCTATGAACGAGCTTCGATCCAAACGCATCACCCAAGCCGATATTGCCAGCAGGGCCGGCGTCTCCGTCTCCACCGTGTCGCGGGTACTGACCAATGAACCCGGCATCAGCGACACGATCCGCCAGCAGATCTTCAAGGTGGCGAGCGATCTCGGCTATCCGCTAAAAGCCGCTGCCGATACCATGCCGGGAGGACTAGCGTTGATCGCCAGCGACAGCGCCACGGGCGGCCTCAGCGTCTTTTACGAAGGCATTCTCGAGGGCTTGCGCGCCGGTGCCGCCGAACGTGGCATGCCCTTCGACATCCGCCTCGTCCGCGAGGCAAGGACGTCACCGGAGCATATCCAGGAGCAGCTTCAGGCGGCTGGCGCCGAGGGGCTGTTCCTCGTTGGTATCGATCCGCCCGACGACCTGCGCCCCTGGCTGGAGGAAAGCGGCACGCCGACCGTACTCGTCAACGGAAACGACCCGAAGCTGCGCTTCGACGGCGTTTCGCCCTCGAATTTCTTCGGCGCCTATGCCGCGACCCGCCGGCTACTGGATGCCGGCCATCGCCGTATCCTGCATTTCACCGGCTCCCATCGCCAGACCATCCGCGAACGCGTCCGCGGCTTCGAGGCGGCGATCGCCTCGGTGGAGGGCGCCGAAGGCCGGCTGGTGCCGATGACGTTTCGCGGCAGCTCCAGCCATGAAGCCCATGATACCACCGCCGCTATCCTCGCCGAAGACCGCAGCTTCACCGCCGCCTTCTGCATGAACGATTTCATCGCCGTCGGCGTGCTTGATGCCGTGGTGGAAGCCGGTCAGCGTGTGCCCGAGGATTTCGCCATCGTTGGCTTCGATGACCTGCCCTGTGCCCTGATGACCAATCCGCGTCTTGCCACCATGCGTGTCGACCGCGCTGCCCTCGGGCGCGAGGCGATCAACCTGATGATCGCCCGCTTGCGCGATCGCGACGCGCCCGCCCGTCAAGTCTGCCATGCCGTCACACCCGTCCCCGGTGGCACCCTTCCGCCCGAAACCTGAACCGCGTCTCCTGCGGAGGCGCCAAGCAAGAGCCAGACCGATGATCTACGACCCCGTCAGCACCAATCCGCTCGCCGGCAATCCGCTCAAAAACCGCGCCGACATGCGTTGCGCGCTGACCGACCTGTTCGATCCGCTGCTGCCTTACTTCTCCAAGGGCAATGCTCGCGTCCGCATCGACGCCGCCGGCGCGCATTTCGACCGTGCCGCCGCCGATCTCGAAGGTTTTGCCCGCCCCCTCTGGGGCCTTGCGCCGCTCGGCGCCGGCGGCGGAGATTTCGCCCATTGGGCCCGCTTTGCCGAGGGGATCGCCAACGGCGTTGACCCCAGCCATCCGGAATATTGGGGCGGTGTCAACGGCCGCGACCAGCGCATGGTCGAACTCGCTGCCCTGGGCTTTGCACTAGCTCTGGTGCCGGAGAAGATCTGGGAGCCACTGGATACCCGCGCCCGCGGCAATCTCATCGCCTACCTCAAGCACGCCCGTACCTTCGACTATGCCGACAACAACTGGCGCTTCTTCCGCGTGCTGGTGGACATCGCGCTGGACCGGCTTGGCGCCACCTTCGACCGCAGCCTGACGGAGGATTACCTCAAGGAGCTGGACGGGTTCTACATCGCCGACGGCTGGTATCGCGACGGCAATATCCGGCGCATCGACCACTACGTACCCTTCGCCATGCATTTCTACGGGCTGATCTATTCCAAGCTCGTCAATGACGACCGCGCCGAGCGCTACCGCGAGCGCGCCGTGCTCTTCGCCAAGGACTTCCGCCACTGGTTCGCCCCCGAT
Encoded proteins:
- a CDS encoding ABC transporter substrate-binding protein, with the protein product MRLNRRSFMMGTAGAAAGLAFGGGAMPAFADATQLRAMWWGSPDRGKRTIGVAELFHAKNPDVSVIGESISGDGYWAKLATGMASQNIADVFQLEPSTISDYSKRGACMPLDQFVPSTLNVDSFGKDVLKLTTVDNKLYGVGLGLNSFAMFYDEEMFKKTGLTPPGPTTTWADYADLVVEMTKAAGKRGYWGGPYGARYNYVLDAWLHQRGKSLYSDDGGLGFGVDDAKEWYSYWEDLRQRGGTVSADVQTLDQNVIESNCLALGKSAIGMAYSNQLVGYQLVVKSKLAITMLPREKKDGPSGHYYRPALIWSVGATSKNAEAAAKFINFFVNDPDAGKILGVERGVPMSPAVRAAILPTLNPVEQETVKYVELLKDQVGTYPAPAPLGSQEFDQNVMRPVADQLAFGKITVAEAAQKLVEEGALKLKRKS
- a CDS encoding LacI family DNA-binding transcriptional regulator, with amino-acid sequence MNELRSKRITQADIASRAGVSVSTVSRVLTNEPGISDTIRQQIFKVASDLGYPLKAAADTMPGGLALIASDSATGGLSVFYEGILEGLRAGAAERGMPFDIRLVREARTSPEHIQEQLQAAGAEGLFLVGIDPPDDLRPWLEESGTPTVLVNGNDPKLRFDGVSPSNFFGAYAATRRLLDAGHRRILHFTGSHRQTIRERVRGFEAAIASVEGAEGRLVPMTFRGSSSHEAHDTTAAILAEDRSFTAAFCMNDFIAVGVLDAVVEAGQRVPEDFAIVGFDDLPCALMTNPRLATMRVDRAALGREAINLMIARLRDRDAPARQVCHAVTPVPGGTLPPET